Proteins from a genomic interval of Geoalkalibacter sp.:
- a CDS encoding S41 family peptidase, whose product MSSSKADGEANAIAGVGLQVVPTVLGELVVLAVVENSPAATAGIAPGDLIVAVDGQTLRGKDFAEVVTQYLWGPAGSSTVLTLKRPGRAGQEQKKIDRVVLKGAAGKKLPGVEMLVPESKGSSGVEN is encoded by the coding sequence ATGAGTTCTTCCAAAGCGGACGGGGAAGCCAATGCCATCGCCGGCGTCGGCCTTCAGGTGGTGCCGACCGTTCTCGGCGAGCTGGTTGTGCTGGCCGTCGTGGAAAATTCGCCCGCGGCGACCGCCGGCATCGCGCCCGGCGACCTGATTGTCGCGGTGGATGGTCAGACCCTGCGCGGCAAAGACTTCGCCGAGGTGGTCACGCAGTATCTCTGGGGGCCGGCGGGCAGTTCCACGGTCTTGACCCTCAAGCGGCCGGGGCGCGCGGGACAGGAACAGAAAAAGATAGATCGGGTGGTGCTCAAGGGTGCGGCTGGCAAGAAGCTGCCTGGCGTTGAAATGCTTGTGCCCGAAAGCAAGGGGTCGAGCGGAGTGGAGAACTAA
- a CDS encoding sodium:solute symporter family protein, whose protein sequence is MDLQILTYLIVGATFALYIGIAVWARAGSTSDFYVAGGGVHPVTNGMATAADWMSAASFISMAGLISNMGYGGGLFLMGWTGGYVLMACLLAPYLRKFGKFTVPAFVADRYYSKTAAATAVICLLVMSITYIIGQMTGVGVTFSRFLGVSNEMGIYLGMGIVFCYAVFGGMKGITYTQVAQYIVLISAYTIPAIFISFQLTGIPLPQLGLGGTMVGTDVSLLAKLDQVVTDLGFSQYTTALPGSKLNMFVYTISLMIGTAGLPHVIIRFFTVPTVAAARSSAGWALVFIAILYTTAPAVAAMARLNLHATVNTAVMKGGDMFAPESSLNYEDRPAWMKRWEVTGLLKWEDKNGDGRIQYYNDKTTNPTAQANIAAAGWAGNELTVNADIIVLANPEIALLPNWVIALVAAGGVAAALSTAAGLLLAISSAISHDLLKKIWMPDLSEKGELMAGKIAMAGSIVVAGWLGLNPPGFAAGTVALAFGIAASSIFPVLMMGIFNKRMNKEGAITGMLCGLGVTLFYVFAHKGIFFIKGTEYLGLIGGANSFFGITPEAFGTIGALVNFGTAYVVSKFTPAPPEHIQKLVEDVRTPRGSKMISGAH, encoded by the coding sequence ATGGATCTGCAAATTCTTACCTATCTCATCGTTGGTGCAACCTTTGCGCTCTACATCGGCATCGCCGTCTGGGCTCGCGCGGGCAGCACCAGTGACTTCTACGTGGCGGGCGGCGGCGTTCATCCCGTCACCAACGGCATGGCCACCGCGGCGGACTGGATGTCGGCGGCCTCCTTCATCTCCATGGCCGGCCTGATCTCCAACATGGGCTACGGCGGCGGTCTGTTCCTCATGGGCTGGACCGGCGGTTACGTGCTCATGGCCTGCTTGCTGGCGCCCTACCTGCGCAAATTCGGCAAGTTCACGGTGCCGGCCTTCGTCGCCGACCGTTACTATTCCAAAACCGCCGCGGCAACCGCCGTCATCTGCCTGCTGGTGATGTCCATCACCTACATCATCGGCCAGATGACCGGCGTCGGCGTGACCTTTTCGCGCTTCCTCGGCGTCTCCAACGAGATGGGGATCTATCTCGGCATGGGTATCGTCTTCTGCTACGCGGTGTTCGGCGGCATGAAGGGCATCACCTACACCCAGGTGGCCCAGTACATCGTGCTGATTTCCGCGTACACCATCCCGGCGATCTTCATCTCCTTTCAGCTGACCGGCATCCCCCTCCCGCAGCTGGGCCTCGGCGGTACCATGGTGGGCACCGACGTATCCCTGCTGGCCAAGCTCGATCAGGTCGTCACCGACCTCGGCTTCAGCCAGTACACCACCGCCCTGCCGGGCAGCAAGCTCAACATGTTTGTCTACACCATCTCACTGATGATCGGTACCGCCGGTCTGCCCCACGTCATCATCCGCTTCTTCACCGTGCCCACGGTCGCCGCGGCCCGCTCCTCGGCCGGTTGGGCGCTGGTCTTCATCGCCATTCTCTACACCACCGCCCCCGCGGTTGCCGCCATGGCGCGCCTCAACCTGCATGCCACCGTCAACACCGCGGTAATGAAGGGTGGCGACATGTTCGCCCCTGAAAGCAGCTTGAATTATGAGGATCGCCCGGCGTGGATGAAGCGTTGGGAAGTCACCGGCCTGCTCAAGTGGGAAGACAAGAACGGCGACGGCCGCATCCAGTACTACAATGACAAAACCACCAACCCCACCGCGCAGGCCAACATCGCCGCCGCCGGCTGGGCCGGCAACGAGCTGACGGTCAACGCCGACATCATCGTGCTTGCCAACCCTGAAATCGCTCTGCTGCCCAACTGGGTCATCGCCCTGGTGGCCGCGGGCGGTGTCGCCGCGGCGCTCTCCACCGCCGCCGGTCTGCTGCTGGCCATCTCCTCGGCCATCTCTCATGACCTGCTGAAGAAGATCTGGATGCCCGACCTCAGTGAAAAAGGCGAGCTCATGGCCGGCAAGATCGCCATGGCCGGCTCCATCGTCGTCGCCGGCTGGCTGGGCCTCAATCCACCAGGCTTCGCGGCGGGAACCGTGGCCTTGGCCTTCGGTATCGCCGCCAGCTCGATTTTCCCTGTTCTGATGATGGGCATCTTCAACAAGCGCATGAATAAGGAAGGCGCCATCACCGGCATGCTCTGCGGTCTGGGTGTCACCCTGTTCTACGTGTTCGCCCACAAAGGCATCTTCTTCATCAAGGGCACGGAGTATCTCGGCCTGATCGGTGGCGCCAACTCCTTCTTCGGCATCACGCCCGAGGCCTTCGGCACCATCGGCGCGCTGGTCAACTTCGGTACCGCCTATGTGGTGAGCAAGTTCACCCCGGCGCCGCCCGAGCACATCCAGAAGCTGGTGGAAGACGTGCGCACGCCGCGCGGTTCCAAGATGATCAGCGGCGCCCATTAA